A single Acidobacteriaceae bacterium DNA region contains:
- a CDS encoding MBL fold metallo-hydrolase yields the protein MRMTVLASGSRGNATVVAAGRTAVLVDAGLSCRELLKRMAATGEDPADLKAILITHEHLDHVAGLSVLARKLRIPVFFTEATHRAWVRMLTPQKRMSYKAWLEKIQREREAMEAGTETPCEEPETEASTPEEVRPKINPTELPALEFFEAGRSFRIGELEVCPFTIPHDAADPCGFVFYAPGESIRMAVATDLGYVPPNVKLALKNVDVLLLESNHDLEMLKDGPYPWSVKQRVLSRVGHLSNAATAEFLMRDYDGGAHTIVLGHLSEQNNLPELARLAAEQAIGDRMTLLGNRVLLAQQDVALEPIRL from the coding sequence ACGCCGGGCTGAGTTGCCGCGAACTGCTCAAGCGCATGGCCGCCACCGGCGAAGACCCCGCCGACCTCAAGGCCATCCTGATCACCCACGAACACCTCGACCATGTCGCCGGTCTCTCCGTACTCGCGCGCAAGCTCAGGATCCCCGTCTTCTTCACCGAGGCCACGCACCGCGCCTGGGTCCGCATGCTGACCCCCCAGAAGCGCATGAGCTACAAGGCTTGGCTCGAAAAGATCCAGCGCGAGCGCGAGGCTATGGAGGCCGGGACAGAGACCCCCTGCGAAGAGCCGGAAACCGAAGCGTCCACGCCGGAAGAGGTTCGTCCCAAAATTAACCCCACCGAACTCCCCGCACTCGAATTCTTCGAAGCCGGGCGCAGCTTCCGCATCGGCGAGCTCGAGGTCTGCCCCTTTACCATTCCCCACGATGCCGCCGACCCCTGCGGATTCGTCTTCTATGCTCCCGGCGAGTCGATCCGCATGGCCGTTGCGACCGACCTCGGCTATGTCCCGCCGAATGTAAAACTTGCGCTCAAGAATGTGGATGTCCTTCTGCTCGAGTCCAACCACGACCTCGAGATGCTCAAGGACGGACCCTACCCGTGGAGCGTGAAGCAGCGCGTTCTCAGCCGGGTTGGCCACCTCTCCAACGCCGCAACCGCCGAGTTCCTGATGAGGGACTATGACGGCGGCGCGCATACTATCGTGCTGGGACATCTCAGTGAACAGAACAACTTACCCGAATTGGCCCGGCTGGCGGCGGAGCAGGCTATTGGCGACCGAATGACCCTTTTGGGTAATCGGGTCTTATTGGCCCAACAGGATGTTGCATTGGAGCCAATTCGGTTGTAA